Proteins from a genomic interval of Halomonas alkaliantarctica:
- a CDS encoding DUF1850 domain-containing protein, with amino-acid sequence MQWQQRLVALLIACCLIAGVGATPASASAFMHLAVVTEQGDMLVDETVPDGGRWCIKWQHSVEHFTVLDCYRNAAGSMQLERSHQPDFAAGLGHIFGRGEQVSDGEGGYWINAINEPVANNRYVLRVGSPAVNHRVVWPDGEHAPVSLSAHAAGQRVTIQLIDPHASPRE; translated from the coding sequence ATGCAGTGGCAGCAACGACTGGTGGCGCTACTCATTGCATGTTGTCTGATCGCCGGAGTGGGGGCTACCCCTGCTTCGGCGTCGGCGTTTATGCACTTAGCCGTAGTGACCGAACAAGGCGACATGCTAGTGGATGAGACGGTACCTGATGGCGGTCGCTGGTGTATTAAGTGGCAGCACTCCGTGGAGCACTTCACGGTGTTGGACTGCTATCGTAATGCAGCGGGCTCCATGCAATTGGAGCGTAGCCATCAACCCGATTTCGCCGCCGGGCTTGGGCATATCTTTGGCCGCGGTGAGCAAGTATCAGACGGTGAAGGCGGTTACTGGATTAATGCCATTAACGAGCCAGTAGCCAATAACCGCTATGTGTTGAGGGTAGGTTCACCGGCTGTTAATCATCGCGTGGTGTGGCCAGACGGTGAGCATGCGCCAGTGAGCCTAAGTGCTCATGCCGCTGGGCAACGCGTAACCATTCAGTTGATAGACCCGCACGCATCCCCGCGTGAATAA
- a CDS encoding TRAP transporter permease — MSESNQPSSVVPGGNAIQPRMVLWSITIVAVGLSLFQLYSAGIQPLGLFYQRSIHLALIMVLAFLMFPAFGPTRKRGVLGWGLDLVFFAGAVLTGGYLVLNLDEIFSRAGFWNETDILVACIATVTVLEASRRAVGFGMTVIGLLAIVYAFAGPRGELPWLGEWMPGILEHRGYTIDRVAGQLYLGQEGIFGLPLGVAATYIFIFVLFGAFLECTGAGKFFIDMAYAATGRQRGGPAKAAVLASAGMGSISGSAIANVVTTGAFTIPLMKRLGYKAKQAGGIEAAASTGGQIMPPLMGAGAFLIAEYTNTPYLDIVKVSILPAIMYFATVYLFVHIIALKQGMQGLPKDELPQMRQVMKDGWHFLLPLAVLVWLLAMSMSPMRVGYYAVITILAVAVLRYVLWFFFVAPRQGQPVTASAVKDVIHTGFAKLIEGLELGARNAVAVSMACAVAGIIVGVVGLTGLGLKFSSMMLAFSGGNLVLALVMVLLASLVLGMGLPVTASYIVLIVLVGPALTAEFGVPLLVAHLVVFWYSQDSNVTPPIALAGFAGAAIAGSKPMETSFQAWKFAKGLYLIPLFMVFNPEIIIGGPVPVVIWNGVIAILALGAFAAALEGYLFTKMSWLPRIAITAAIFGVFYPNLMTEIAGVVVMIIAIGANWLASKREEPATPVSG, encoded by the coding sequence ATGAGCGAATCCAATCAACCGTCGAGCGTGGTACCGGGCGGTAATGCGATTCAACCCCGCATGGTGCTGTGGTCGATCACCATTGTGGCGGTGGGTCTTTCCCTGTTTCAGCTCTACTCTGCCGGTATTCAGCCGTTAGGGCTTTTCTATCAGCGCAGTATTCACCTGGCACTGATCATGGTGCTGGCATTCTTAATGTTTCCAGCCTTTGGCCCCACCCGTAAGCGTGGTGTGTTGGGCTGGGGACTTGATCTAGTGTTTTTTGCCGGGGCGGTGCTGACCGGTGGTTACTTAGTACTCAACCTGGATGAGATTTTTAGCCGTGCAGGGTTCTGGAATGAGACCGATATTCTGGTCGCCTGTATTGCCACGGTGACGGTACTGGAAGCCAGTCGCCGTGCGGTAGGTTTTGGTATGACCGTCATTGGCCTATTGGCGATTGTGTACGCCTTTGCTGGGCCACGGGGCGAGCTGCCTTGGCTGGGCGAATGGATGCCGGGCATTCTGGAACACCGGGGCTACACCATTGACCGGGTCGCCGGGCAGCTGTACCTGGGCCAAGAGGGCATCTTTGGCCTGCCGCTGGGCGTCGCGGCGACCTACATCTTTATCTTTGTGCTGTTCGGCGCCTTTTTGGAGTGCACCGGGGCAGGCAAGTTCTTTATTGATATGGCCTATGCGGCGACGGGCCGCCAGCGCGGCGGGCCAGCCAAGGCGGCGGTATTAGCGTCGGCGGGCATGGGCTCTATCTCTGGCAGCGCGATTGCCAACGTGGTTACCACCGGTGCCTTTACCATTCCGTTGATGAAGCGGCTGGGCTACAAAGCCAAGCAGGCAGGCGGTATCGAAGCAGCGGCCTCGACCGGTGGGCAGATCATGCCGCCGCTGATGGGGGCCGGGGCATTCTTGATCGCTGAGTACACCAATACACCGTACCTGGACATCGTCAAGGTCAGTATCCTGCCGGCGATTATGTATTTCGCTACGGTTTATCTGTTTGTGCATATCATCGCTCTCAAACAAGGCATGCAGGGGCTGCCCAAAGACGAGCTTCCGCAGATGCGCCAAGTCATGAAGGATGGCTGGCACTTCCTGTTGCCGTTGGCCGTGCTGGTTTGGCTGTTGGCGATGAGTATGTCGCCCATGCGGGTCGGCTACTACGCAGTGATCACTATTTTGGCGGTGGCGGTATTGCGCTACGTGCTGTGGTTCTTCTTTGTGGCGCCCAGGCAGGGCCAGCCGGTGACCGCGTCGGCCGTTAAAGACGTGATTCACACAGGCTTCGCCAAGCTGATCGAGGGTTTGGAGCTAGGTGCTCGCAATGCGGTAGCGGTTTCCATGGCCTGTGCGGTCGCCGGGATTATCGTTGGGGTAGTGGGTTTAACCGGCTTGGGGCTGAAGTTCTCCTCCATGATGCTGGCTTTCTCCGGCGGCAACTTGGTGTTGGCGCTGGTGATGGTGCTGTTGGCCAGCTTAGTACTGGGGATGGGGCTGCCCGTTACCGCCAGCTATATCGTGCTTATCGTACTCGTCGGGCCTGCATTGACCGCCGAGTTTGGTGTGCCGCTACTGGTCGCTCACTTGGTCGTGTTCTGGTACTCCCAGGACTCCAACGTGACTCCGCCCATCGCTTTGGCAGGCTTTGCCGGGGCGGCGATAGCGGGCAGTAAGCCGATGGAAACCAGCTTCCAGGCGTGGAAGTTTGCTAAAGGCCTCTACCTGATACCGCTGTTTATGGTTTTCAATCCTGAGATCATTATTGGCGGCCCGGTACCGGTGGTTATCTGGAACGGGGTGATTGCCATTCTGGCATTAGGTGCCTTTGCAGCGGCGTTGGAGGGCTACCTGTTTACCAAAATGTCGTGGCTACCGCGTATCGCAATTACCGCCGCAATTTTTGGGGTGTTCTATCCTAATCTCATGACTGAGATTGCCGGTGTGGTGGTAATGATCATCGCCATTGGCGCTAACTGGCTGGCCAGCAAGCGCGAAGAGCCTGCGACACCCGTTAGCGGATAG
- a CDS encoding pilus assembly protein PilP codes for MSAKRTTPLAVRATSAITLTASVAVLAGCADADLAQLEGALADIRQSPGGQPPVMVAALPESQDLAYLYSDGRSPFLPPDEIAQVGADREGALAPDQQREPEPLERFSLQELRLVGTMRMAGRQVALIASPDGNVTSVKEGSYMGTDYGRVAQIKAQEVRVTERVFTQREGWQERQVSLVINENNE; via the coding sequence ATGAGCGCTAAACGAACAACACCGCTTGCGGTAAGGGCAACCTCGGCTATCACTCTGACGGCTTCAGTGGCGGTGCTTGCAGGCTGTGCGGATGCCGATTTAGCGCAGCTTGAAGGCGCGCTGGCTGATATTCGTCAGTCCCCAGGTGGCCAGCCGCCGGTTATGGTAGCAGCGCTGCCCGAAAGCCAAGATTTGGCCTACTTGTATAGCGACGGACGTAGCCCCTTTTTGCCCCCCGACGAGATTGCCCAGGTTGGCGCTGATCGCGAGGGGGCGCTCGCCCCTGACCAGCAGCGCGAGCCAGAGCCACTGGAGCGTTTCTCGCTGCAAGAGCTACGTTTGGTCGGTACCATGCGTATGGCGGGGCGGCAGGTGGCGTTGATTGCATCACCGGATGGTAATGTGACCAGCGTGAAAGAGGGCAGCTACATGGGCACCGACTATGGACGTGTCGCCCAGATCAAGGCGCAAGAAGTACGTGTTACCGAGCGGGTGTTCACCCAGCGTGAAGGGTGGCAGGAGCGGCAAGTGTCGCTAGTCATCAACGAAAACAACGAGTAA
- a CDS encoding TAXI family TRAP transporter solute-binding subunit, giving the protein MRTLRSLYTTAAAASILAVALPASAQQLSIATGGTGGVYYPIGGGFAEMINNHIEGAQATAEVTGASVENMGLIMRGDADLALALADTVYQAYTGTDDFEGRQVENIRALASVYPNAVQLVTLAESDIETIADLAGKRVSVGAPGSGTELNARALLEANGVSYSDFTPQRLNFNETADAIRDGDIDAGFWSVGPPTSSILNLAATRDIRLIGLSDEEVANAREAEEVFAPYKLAAGMYDGMDEDVQTLGIPNVLVVNSDMDEELAYQLTQLLFENTDELIAVHPAANDTTIEFTMESTPVPLHPGALRYFEEVGAEIPDRLRP; this is encoded by the coding sequence ATGCGAACTCTACGCTCTCTATACACCACAGCAGCTGCCGCATCTATTCTCGCGGTCGCACTTCCAGCAAGCGCCCAGCAACTCTCTATCGCCACCGGTGGTACTGGCGGTGTTTACTATCCTATCGGTGGTGGTTTCGCCGAAATGATCAACAACCATATCGAAGGCGCCCAGGCGACCGCTGAGGTGACCGGTGCCTCGGTTGAAAATATGGGCCTGATCATGCGCGGCGATGCGGATCTTGCCCTGGCACTGGCCGATACGGTTTATCAAGCGTATACCGGTACGGATGATTTTGAAGGCCGTCAGGTTGAGAACATCCGCGCACTAGCCTCGGTTTATCCTAACGCGGTACAACTGGTAACGCTGGCCGAGTCGGATATTGAAACGATTGCTGATCTAGCGGGCAAGCGCGTTTCTGTCGGTGCACCGGGTAGCGGCACCGAGCTGAATGCCCGTGCTCTGCTTGAAGCCAATGGTGTTAGCTATAGCGATTTCACCCCACAGCGCCTTAACTTCAACGAAACCGCCGATGCGATTCGCGACGGTGATATCGACGCCGGTTTCTGGAGCGTAGGGCCGCCCACCAGCTCGATTCTCAACCTGGCAGCCACCCGCGATATTCGCCTGATTGGCCTGTCCGATGAAGAAGTGGCCAATGCTCGGGAAGCAGAAGAAGTCTTCGCTCCTTACAAGCTTGCCGCCGGTATGTATGACGGTATGGACGAAGACGTGCAGACCCTGGGTATTCCCAACGTCCTCGTCGTTAACTCTGATATGGACGAAGAGTTGGCTTACCAGTTGACCCAGCTACTGTTCGAAAACACCGACGAGCTGATTGCCGTTCACCCGGCGGCTAACGACACCACCATTGAGTTCACTATGGAGTCGACTCCTGTGCCGCTGCACCCCGGTGCGCTGCGTTATTTCGAAGAAGTCGGTGCTGAAATCCCGGATCGTCTGCGTCCGTAA
- the pilM gene encoding type IV pilus assembly protein PilM: MRFLKSGKGLIGVDITSATVKLLELKQCHDNYQVESYAVRPLREGAVVERRIRDIDDVASVLSRAVEHAKPSTRKAAVAVPASAAITKTLSFPIGLSEEEIEERIVAESDRHIPFPFNEVAFDFECLGPAPFDDEQQQVVLVACRQQDVTQLTDTLERAGLEPAAVDVETFAMERSLAELRRQLKVDNDPTACVGLVDIGANMNAFHVVRGGHIVYTRDTVFGGRQLTDAIRDRYDLSMEEAGFAKKRGGLPDDYHERVLNPFLETVVQQVGRSLQLYYTAGRQQEVQHIVLAGGSSVIPGLAERIAEDSGMSVTIANPFQRMRVNKRLNLQALTNDAPAMLTAGGLAMRVSQ, translated from the coding sequence ATGCGCTTTCTAAAATCTGGTAAAGGGTTGATCGGCGTCGATATTACTTCGGCGACCGTCAAACTGCTTGAGCTAAAACAGTGCCACGATAATTACCAAGTAGAAAGCTATGCCGTGCGGCCTCTACGTGAAGGGGCAGTCGTTGAGCGGCGTATCCGCGATATTGATGACGTCGCCAGTGTGCTTAGTCGTGCCGTGGAGCATGCCAAACCCTCTACCCGCAAAGCGGCGGTGGCTGTTCCCGCCAGCGCCGCGATCACTAAAACGCTTAGCTTCCCTATCGGGCTAAGTGAAGAGGAGATCGAGGAGCGGATCGTGGCTGAATCCGACCGCCACATTCCTTTTCCGTTCAACGAAGTGGCGTTCGATTTTGAGTGCCTTGGCCCCGCGCCCTTTGATGATGAACAGCAGCAGGTGGTGCTGGTCGCCTGTCGGCAGCAGGATGTAACGCAGCTCACCGACACGCTAGAGCGGGCAGGCTTAGAGCCCGCGGCAGTAGACGTGGAAACCTTTGCGATGGAGCGTTCGCTTGCCGAGCTGCGCCGCCAGCTAAAGGTGGACAATGACCCCACCGCCTGCGTTGGGCTGGTGGATATTGGCGCCAATATGAATGCCTTCCACGTCGTCCGGGGTGGGCATATCGTCTATACCCGCGACACAGTGTTCGGCGGCCGCCAGCTCACCGATGCGATTCGTGACCGCTACGATCTAAGCATGGAGGAAGCCGGTTTCGCTAAAAAGCGCGGCGGACTACCCGATGATTACCATGAGCGTGTGCTCAACCCTTTTCTGGAAACCGTGGTGCAGCAGGTGGGTCGCTCTCTGCAGCTCTACTACACCGCCGGACGTCAGCAAGAAGTGCAACACATCGTATTAGCGGGCGGTTCGAGCGTGATTCCAGGGCTTGCTGAACGCATTGCGGAAGACAGTGGCATGTCGGTGACCATTGCCAACCCCTTTCAGCGCATGCGGGTCAACAAGCGCTTGAACCTTCAGGCGTTGACCAACGATGCCCCGGCGATGCTCACCGCGGGTGGCTTGGCGATGAGGGTTAGCCAATGA
- the csiR gene encoding DNA-binding transcriptional regulator CsiR — translation MEPGFKEEDSREKDAPRQNLAISAYRQLKHDIIRGRYAPEQKLLMSRLKEYYGASTGPLREALSQLVSDRLVVAISQRGYRVAPMSLAELNDIYDARAQLEGLILRLAIERGDDEWEATVLATAHRLAKVTDINTPDDLLDIWDQRHKAFHTAIASGCNSPHLLQMRNTLFDQVERYRHLWLQEIVMSSQALELKRQEHAALVDVILARDTAEADTLMRDHLMTPVPIITRVLQERGID, via the coding sequence ATGGAGCCCGGTTTTAAAGAAGAAGATAGTCGGGAAAAAGACGCGCCGCGGCAAAATCTGGCCATTAGTGCTTACCGTCAACTCAAGCACGACATTATTCGTGGTCGCTATGCGCCAGAGCAGAAACTGCTGATGAGCCGACTCAAAGAGTACTACGGCGCCAGCACCGGGCCGCTACGGGAAGCCCTGTCGCAATTAGTTTCTGACCGCCTAGTGGTCGCGATCAGCCAGCGCGGCTACCGGGTAGCCCCCATGTCACTGGCTGAACTCAATGATATTTACGACGCTCGGGCGCAGCTCGAAGGACTGATTCTGCGCTTGGCTATAGAGCGCGGCGACGACGAATGGGAGGCCACCGTACTGGCCACCGCGCATCGGCTGGCCAAGGTCACCGACATCAACACCCCCGACGACCTGCTGGATATCTGGGATCAGCGCCACAAAGCCTTCCATACCGCCATTGCCAGCGGCTGCAACTCCCCTCACCTGCTGCAAATGCGCAATACTCTGTTTGACCAGGTAGAGCGCTACCGCCACCTGTGGCTGCAGGAAATCGTAATGTCGTCCCAGGCGCTGGAACTGAAGCGCCAGGAGCACGCCGCACTGGTCGATGTCATTCTGGCTCGCGATACCGCCGAAGCCGATACCCTGATGCGCGATCACCTAATGACCCCCGTACCGATCATTACCCGCGTCCTTCAAGAGCGCGGCATCGACTGA
- a CDS encoding penicillin-binding protein 1A has translation MTFLRTLIVSLFFLIVSLVGATALAVVGAAIYFAPGLPDVRQLQDFELHTPLRIFTQDGKLIGEFGEERRMAINFDEIPQDMINALIAAEDASYFDHAGVDPRGLARAAVELVQSGGTIQSGGSTITMQVARNYMLTLDQTFTRKIREILLALQMEQVLNKEEIFELYVNKIFLGNRAYGIAAAAETYYDKPLAELDLAQTAMIAGLPKAPSAFNPLANSERSLIRRNWILFRMRELGYIEDDTYQSAVQSPVTARRHYIQAEVDAAYVSEMARQYAIERFGDEAYTGGYRIYTTIDSELQPFARQALANGLTTYDLRHGWRGPEQREIAASLVEAQEQTATQGLEEELAESPEIRETARQAAQRSQTEIEGIDGDVSNWVQVLERTPNYGLLQPAIVVESSGREMQVLTRAGGLQTIAWEGLSWAQPYLSPRSRGAKPSSAEEIAVRGDMIRVIENEDGSLRLSQRPDVEGSLVAQDPQTGAILALQGGFDFNASKFNRAVQARRQSGSIFKPFIYLAALAEGEMNAASVVNDSPVVLDDGSNSLWRPVNSSRDFQGPMRLRPALARSRNLVTIRVLQTMGLDYTINFLEGFGFSPAQLPRGLSLALGSASLTPMEMTNAYAVLANGGFQVSPWFIERVTRDDDNELIDEATPKVACPSCAEGQETVEIDGREYPIAKRVADPAAVYILRDMLRDVITSGTGRGALSLDREDIVGKTGTTNSQRDAWFAGFNSNLVTTVWVGKDSNETISEYGAQAALPIWVEFMGDALEGTPNAVPERPATIVTARVDPETGQRLADGQSGGITELFHQDHLPDYQQRRISRELEEASGSQGSGTAESIF, from the coding sequence ATGACGTTTCTTCGAACCCTTATTGTGTCGCTGTTTTTCCTCATCGTGTCATTGGTTGGTGCCACCGCCTTAGCCGTAGTGGGGGCCGCCATTTATTTCGCACCGGGGCTACCCGACGTTCGCCAACTACAGGACTTTGAGCTGCACACGCCGCTGCGTATTTTTACCCAAGACGGTAAATTGATTGGCGAGTTCGGCGAAGAGCGCCGTATGGCGATCAATTTTGATGAAATACCGCAGGATATGATCAATGCCTTGATCGCCGCCGAGGATGCCAGCTATTTCGACCACGCCGGTGTCGACCCGCGGGGTTTAGCCCGCGCCGCAGTCGAGCTTGTGCAGAGTGGTGGCACCATCCAATCCGGTGGTTCGACGATCACCATGCAGGTCGCGCGTAACTATATGTTGACGCTAGACCAAACCTTTACGCGTAAAATTCGCGAGATCCTGCTAGCGCTGCAAATGGAGCAGGTGCTCAATAAAGAGGAAATCTTCGAACTTTACGTGAATAAGATTTTCCTGGGTAATCGCGCCTACGGCATCGCTGCGGCTGCTGAAACCTATTACGACAAGCCGCTCGCTGAGCTTGATCTGGCACAAACGGCGATGATCGCGGGGCTGCCCAAGGCACCTTCAGCTTTCAATCCGCTAGCTAACTCGGAGCGTTCGCTGATTCGACGCAACTGGATTCTGTTCCGCATGCGCGAACTGGGCTATATCGAAGATGACACCTATCAGTCAGCAGTCCAGTCCCCTGTCACCGCCCGTCGTCACTATATTCAAGCTGAAGTCGATGCCGCCTATGTCTCCGAGATGGCGCGCCAGTATGCGATAGAGCGCTTTGGCGATGAGGCTTACACCGGCGGCTATCGGATTTACACCACTATCGATAGCGAGCTGCAACCCTTTGCTCGCCAAGCGCTGGCCAATGGACTGACTACATACGACCTTCGCCATGGTTGGCGCGGGCCAGAGCAGCGAGAGATTGCCGCAAGCCTTGTCGAAGCACAGGAGCAGACGGCAACCCAAGGCCTCGAAGAGGAGCTTGCCGAGTCTCCCGAAATTCGTGAAACCGCACGCCAAGCCGCCCAGCGTAGCCAGACAGAAATTGAAGGAATCGATGGCGACGTCAGCAACTGGGTGCAGGTGCTAGAGCGCACGCCCAACTATGGTCTGCTCCAGCCCGCCATTGTGGTAGAGAGCAGTGGCCGCGAAATGCAGGTACTCACCCGCGCCGGTGGCCTACAGACTATCGCCTGGGAAGGCTTGAGCTGGGCGCAACCTTATCTAAGCCCGCGTAGCCGCGGTGCCAAGCCCAGTTCGGCAGAAGAGATTGCCGTACGTGGCGATATGATTCGCGTGATTGAGAATGAAGATGGCTCGCTGCGCCTCTCCCAGCGCCCGGACGTCGAAGGTTCGCTGGTCGCCCAAGACCCGCAAACCGGTGCAATCCTGGCACTTCAGGGCGGTTTCGACTTTAACGCCAGCAAGTTCAACCGCGCGGTTCAGGCACGGCGCCAATCGGGCTCCATCTTCAAACCGTTTATTTACTTGGCGGCCCTTGCAGAGGGGGAGATGAACGCCGCCAGCGTGGTTAACGACTCACCCGTGGTACTCGACGACGGTAGCAACTCATTGTGGCGGCCGGTCAACTCTAGCCGTGACTTCCAAGGCCCGATGCGCTTACGCCCGGCACTTGCCCGTTCGCGCAACCTAGTGACGATTCGCGTACTGCAGACCATGGGACTGGACTACACGATCAACTTTTTGGAAGGCTTCGGCTTCTCTCCAGCCCAGCTTCCACGTGGCTTATCATTAGCGCTAGGCAGCGCGAGCTTAACGCCGATGGAGATGACCAACGCCTATGCGGTACTCGCCAATGGCGGCTTTCAGGTGTCACCCTGGTTTATTGAGCGGGTAACCCGTGACGACGACAACGAGCTGATCGATGAAGCTACGCCAAAGGTTGCCTGCCCTAGCTGTGCCGAGGGCCAGGAGACGGTGGAAATCGATGGCCGTGAATATCCGATTGCCAAACGCGTGGCCGATCCGGCAGCGGTCTATATCCTACGCGACATGCTGCGTGACGTTATTACCTCGGGCACTGGTCGTGGCGCGCTAAGCCTTGATCGTGAAGATATCGTTGGCAAGACCGGCACCACGAACAGCCAGCGTGATGCCTGGTTTGCGGGCTTCAACAGCAACCTGGTGACTACGGTATGGGTGGGTAAGGACAGCAACGAGACCATTTCTGAATATGGGGCTCAGGCCGCGCTGCCTATCTGGGTAGAGTTCATGGGTGACGCCCTGGAAGGTACGCCGAATGCGGTACCGGAGCGCCCCGCGACTATCGTAACGGCACGCGTCGATCCGGAGACAGGCCAGCGCTTAGCAGATGGCCAGTCCGGCGGCATTACCGAGCTGTTCCATCAGGATCACCTGCCGGATTACCAGCAGCGGCGCATCAGCCGTGAGCTGGAAGAAGCCAGTGGCTCCCAGGGTTCAGGCACCGCTGAGTCGATCTTCTAA
- a CDS encoding PilN domain-containing protein, whose protein sequence is MSMTINLLPWREAQRERQTRKFYAVVAGMLVLGVVLGLLVSQFYQLKLEAQQQRNAYISDHIERLEADIDGASRYASDAERLGEQIAVFQALQAERTDAVQLFNDVAESVANGVIYQRLAKNGNSISVTAVAGSERQVSEQLRRIAALPGLAVPSLSAVEGEQNGSGRVFRFEVEQTTAALPHEIEEALP, encoded by the coding sequence ATGAGCATGACGATTAATCTTCTGCCCTGGCGGGAAGCGCAGCGTGAACGGCAAACCCGTAAATTTTATGCCGTAGTGGCGGGCATGCTGGTGCTTGGCGTCGTGCTTGGTCTGCTGGTCTCGCAATTTTACCAGCTCAAGCTGGAGGCCCAGCAGCAGCGTAATGCCTACATTAGTGACCACATTGAGCGTCTTGAGGCCGATATCGATGGCGCCTCACGCTACGCCAGCGACGCCGAACGCTTAGGCGAGCAGATTGCGGTGTTCCAGGCGCTGCAGGCCGAACGAACGGATGCCGTGCAGCTGTTTAATGACGTGGCGGAGAGCGTGGCCAATGGCGTTATTTATCAACGCTTGGCGAAAAACGGCAATAGCATCAGTGTCACTGCGGTAGCGGGCAGCGAGCGCCAGGTTTCCGAGCAACTGCGCCGTATTGCCGCTCTGCCGGGGTTAGCTGTCCCTTCGCTCTCAGCGGTAGAGGGTGAGCAAAACGGCTCTGGCCGCGTATTTCGTTTTGAAGTGGAACAGACCACCGCCGCGTTGCCGCACGAGATCGAGGAGGCGCTTCCATGA
- a CDS encoding type 4a pilus biogenesis protein PilO, translated as MMLNREQWAIEWQRLRDVDWRDLDVKEAGGWPWLLKVLSCCLALLVALCVMMWFVVSEQREAFTAAQRQEVRLLSEYRSKASEAAFLPEMREQLATLEGQLGRMRTMLPTDAEIPSLLDSISDAAVDNRLTIETIRLRPTQTQAHYVEQPLDIQVRGGYHQLARFSADIASLPRMVTQHDFNLEPVDSRGDTLRLSLLARTYRYVEASDQPSPEGADSP; from the coding sequence ATGATGCTTAATCGCGAGCAGTGGGCTATCGAGTGGCAGCGCCTGCGCGATGTTGATTGGCGAGATCTAGACGTTAAAGAGGCCGGTGGCTGGCCGTGGCTATTAAAAGTGTTGAGCTGCTGCTTGGCGCTGCTGGTGGCATTGTGTGTAATGATGTGGTTCGTGGTGAGTGAACAGCGTGAGGCCTTCACAGCTGCTCAGCGCCAAGAGGTCAGGCTACTGAGTGAATATCGCAGTAAAGCCTCGGAAGCGGCTTTTTTGCCGGAAATGCGCGAGCAGTTGGCGACTCTGGAAGGGCAGTTGGGGCGTATGCGTACCATGCTTCCCACCGATGCGGAAATTCCCTCGCTGCTGGATAGCATTAGCGATGCCGCCGTCGATAACCGCCTGACCATTGAAACGATTCGTCTGCGTCCAACGCAAACCCAGGCCCACTATGTCGAGCAACCGCTGGATATCCAGGTGCGGGGCGGCTATCACCAATTGGCGCGCTTTAGTGCCGACATTGCCTCGCTGCCCCGCATGGTGACCCAGCATGACTTTAACCTGGAGCCCGTTGACAGTCGCGGCGACACGCTGCGTCTTTCGCTGCTGGCCCGCACCTACCGCTATGTCGAGGCGAGTGACCAACCCTCCCCAGAGGGGGCCGATTCGCCATGA